From the genome of Streptomyces sp. V1I1, one region includes:
- a CDS encoding nitrate- and nitrite sensing domain-containing protein, whose protein sequence is MRRSMTSSAEQQARGNFTPPPRTAASPADAPGPSPAPGSSSRLSPRNWRVPTRLNAILLIPVLVGLVMGGFQVKSSIDTWDEAQDAEKTALIVRAASEYGQALLNERDLTAATLLTATSEADRQKPPVTKAYETTDAAKKKFDLAIQDMPDKQGLDRRLSLFRAEEPTLAKLRLAAYTKALDPVKTEEGYVKVQHSLMEFSNELGLGTGNITSYGRTVYAVQLAKAAASLQRSIGMHLLVRPSADDTVRAQQTVAFNSYNYLEQIAIGEYVSGGTQADTDKLKQIMAGKAAAGEKQLKALGLNPPRDKSGQVLAGMAGKIGEGLSPKELKKLDVTPETWMGASTAKFDGYTEIENELVDKAVTEAAAISDDAKTDAITNGGIVVIALLTAFILAGLMARQMSRSMRQLRTAAFGIAEQRLPMLVDQLSRTEPGRVDTRVQPIPIDSQDEIGEVARAFDQVHREAVRLAAEQAMLRGNVNAIFTNLSRRNQSLIEGQLTLITDLENNEADPDQLENLFKLDHLATRMRRNGENLLVLAGEEPGRRWNQPVPLVDVLRAASSEVESYERIELTGVPETDIHGQAVTDLVHLLAELLENATTFSSPQTKVRVTATRLPDGRVMIEIHDKGIGLTAEDFADINHKLANPPTVDAAVSQRMGLFVVGRLADRHGIRVQLRPSGEQAGTTSLVMLPDAITHGGGGQPLPEDDFTVSQIIPEQQVFEPAPIQSAPMRTAAELGFDDSRYEDSPKLDPVGRSLMREERRAALEAQAQGGERPLYGDETQYPQEQQQYASEYGQEYAQDYAQEQPQAYDGYQPQGGYQGPQEHQESAYAEATYQSSQTPEPQYDGQFDTQSHQAEWPEQGTYQSAYEPEYRTDSESAPGAPTNAPERVGFERPGPSPSSSHALTDAGLPRRGGTQQPQPQQQWQQPAEQAQQAPQSGQAEAAGNGAGSEDWRSTNDQRWQRAEKLREPKAGGVTPSGLPRRVPKANLVEGTAEQTPQGGPQVSRAPEDVRGRLSNLRRGVQQGRSAGTDTNGPGFGSGSTYNQER, encoded by the coding sequence GTGAGGCGAAGCATGACGAGCTCCGCAGAGCAGCAGGCGCGGGGCAACTTCACCCCGCCGCCGCGCACAGCGGCGTCGCCTGCGGATGCGCCCGGTCCGTCCCCGGCTCCTGGAAGCTCCAGCCGGCTGTCCCCGCGCAACTGGCGGGTGCCCACCCGTCTGAACGCGATCCTCCTCATCCCCGTGCTCGTCGGTCTGGTGATGGGCGGCTTCCAGGTCAAGTCCTCCATCGACACCTGGGACGAGGCGCAGGACGCCGAGAAGACGGCGCTGATCGTGCGCGCCGCCTCGGAGTACGGCCAGGCGCTGCTCAACGAACGTGACCTCACGGCCGCGACGCTGCTCACCGCCACCAGCGAGGCAGACCGCCAGAAGCCCCCCGTCACCAAGGCGTACGAGACCACGGACGCCGCGAAGAAGAAGTTCGACCTGGCCATCCAGGACATGCCCGACAAGCAGGGTCTGGATCGCCGTCTGAGCCTCTTCCGCGCGGAGGAGCCGACCCTCGCCAAGCTCCGCCTGGCCGCGTACACCAAGGCCCTCGACCCGGTGAAGACCGAAGAGGGCTACGTCAAGGTCCAGCACTCGCTGATGGAGTTCTCCAACGAGCTCGGCCTCGGCACCGGCAACATCACCAGCTACGGCCGTACGGTTTACGCGGTCCAGCTGGCCAAGGCCGCCGCGTCGCTCCAGCGCTCCATCGGCATGCACCTGCTGGTCCGCCCCAGCGCGGACGACACCGTCCGCGCCCAGCAGACCGTGGCGTTCAACTCGTACAACTACCTCGAGCAGATCGCGATCGGCGAGTACGTCTCCGGCGGCACCCAGGCCGACACGGACAAGCTGAAGCAGATCATGGCGGGCAAGGCCGCCGCGGGCGAGAAGCAGCTCAAGGCCCTGGGCCTCAACCCTCCGCGGGACAAGAGCGGCCAGGTCCTGGCCGGCATGGCCGGCAAGATCGGCGAGGGGCTGAGCCCCAAGGAGCTGAAGAAGCTCGACGTCACGCCCGAGACCTGGATGGGCGCGTCCACCGCCAAGTTCGACGGCTACACCGAGATCGAGAACGAACTCGTCGACAAGGCCGTGACCGAGGCCGCGGCGATCTCCGACGACGCCAAGACCGACGCCATCACCAACGGCGGCATCGTCGTCATCGCCCTGCTCACCGCCTTCATCCTGGCCGGCCTCATGGCCCGCCAGATGAGCCGCTCGATGCGCCAGCTGCGCACCGCCGCCTTCGGCATCGCCGAGCAGCGTCTGCCGATGCTGGTCGACCAGCTCTCGCGTACGGAGCCGGGCCGCGTCGACACCCGCGTGCAGCCGATCCCGATCGACAGCCAGGACGAGATCGGCGAAGTCGCCCGCGCCTTCGACCAGGTCCACCGCGAGGCCGTGCGGCTCGCCGCCGAGCAGGCCATGCTCCGTGGCAACGTCAACGCGATCTTCACCAACCTGTCGCGCCGCAACCAGTCGCTGATCGAGGGCCAGCTGACCCTGATCACCGACCTGGAGAACAACGAGGCCGACCCGGACCAGCTGGAGAACCTCTTCAAGCTGGACCACCTGGCGACCCGTATGCGCCGCAACGGCGAGAACCTCCTGGTCCTCGCCGGTGAGGAGCCGGGCCGCCGCTGGAACCAGCCGGTGCCGCTGGTCGACGTGCTGCGTGCCGCCTCCTCCGAGGTGGAGTCTTACGAGCGCATCGAGCTGACCGGCGTCCCGGAGACGGACATCCACGGCCAGGCCGTGACGGACCTTGTGCACCTGCTGGCCGAGCTGCTGGAGAACGCCACCACGTTCTCCTCGCCGCAGACCAAGGTGCGCGTCACCGCGACCCGTCTGCCCGACGGCCGCGTGATGATCGAGATCCACGACAAGGGCATCGGCCTGACCGCCGAGGACTTCGCGGACATCAACCACAAGCTGGCCAACCCGCCGACGGTGGACGCCGCCGTCTCGCAGCGCATGGGCCTGTTCGTGGTCGGCCGCCTTGCCGACCGGCACGGCATCCGCGTCCAGCTGCGCCCCTCCGGCGAGCAGGCCGGCACCACCTCGCTGGTCATGCTGCCCGACGCCATCACACATGGTGGCGGTGGCCAGCCGCTGCCCGAGGACGACTTCACGGTCTCCCAGATCATTCCGGAGCAGCAGGTCTTCGAGCCCGCCCCGATTCAGAGTGCCCCGATGCGCACCGCCGCGGAGCTCGGCTTCGACGACTCCCGCTACGAGGACTCTCCGAAGCTCGACCCGGTGGGCCGCTCGCTGATGCGCGAGGAGCGCCGTGCGGCGCTGGAGGCGCAGGCTCAGGGCGGCGAGCGGCCGCTCTACGGGGACGAGACGCAGTACCCGCAGGAGCAGCAGCAGTACGCCTCCGAGTACGGCCAGGAGTACGCGCAGGACTACGCCCAGGAGCAGCCGCAGGCGTACGACGGCTACCAGCCGCAGGGCGGATACCAAGGGCCCCAGGAGCACCAGGAATCCGCATATGCGGAAGCCACTTACCAGTCTTCGCAGACGCCGGAGCCGCAGTACGACGGACAGTTCGACACCCAGTCCCACCAGGCAGAGTGGCCGGAACAAGGTACGTACCAGAGTGCGTACGAGCCGGAGTACCGGACCGATTCGGAATCTGCCCCCGGCGCCCCCACGAACGCCCCGGAGCGCGTAGGCTTCGAACGTCCGGGACCCTCTCCGAGCAGCAGCCACGCGCTGACCGACGCCGGTCTGCCGCGGCGCGGCGGCACCCAGCAGCCGCAGCCCCAGCAGCAGTGGCAGCAGCCCGCCGAGCAGGCCCAGCAAGCTCCGCAGAGCGGTCAGGCCGAGGCGGCCGGCAACGGCGCCGGCTCCGAGGACTGGCGCTCGACCAACGACCAGCGCTGGCAGCGGGCGGAGAAGCTCCGCGAGCCGAAGGCGGGCGGGGTCACCCCCTCCGGTCTTCCACGGCGAGTGCCCAAGGCCAATCTCGTCGAGGGAACCGCGGAGCAGACGCCGCAGGGCGGCCCCCAGGTCTCCCGCGCCCCGGAGGACGTACGTGGCAGGTTGAGCAACCTGCGGCGCGGCGTCCAGCAGGGACGCAGCGCGGGAACGGACACGAACGGACCGGGCTTCGGCTCGGGCAGTACCTACAACCAGGAGCGTTAG
- a CDS encoding DUF6230 family protein yields the protein MVPSLVASAALFVALAQGALAASFLVSNQQFKVTAERTEGIGLIQYSAVDRRYDGKIVPVTVTGLKQSKTTGYCQSVVARDIPLIGTFTVKVTAKQVTARDTYTDTVQSDSGTITLKNTNNGIAAGTSRKGPGIREGDKTDPARAAQEADSVLVTNSKQIVLATSARITRTSGSSLRFYKGVHECF from the coding sequence ATGGTGCCCAGCCTCGTCGCTAGCGCGGCGCTGTTCGTTGCCTTGGCCCAGGGCGCGCTTGCCGCATCGTTCCTTGTCTCCAACCAGCAATTCAAAGTAACTGCTGAGCGCACCGAAGGCATCGGGCTGATCCAGTACAGCGCCGTAGACCGGCGATACGACGGGAAGATCGTTCCCGTTACGGTCACGGGCCTGAAGCAGTCGAAGACCACGGGCTATTGCCAGTCCGTGGTCGCTCGGGACATCCCGCTGATCGGCACGTTCACGGTGAAGGTGACCGCAAAGCAGGTCACGGCTCGTGACACGTACACCGATACAGTCCAAAGCGACAGTGGCACTATCACGCTCAAGAACACAAACAATGGTATTGCCGCCGGGACCAGCAGAAAGGGACCGGGCATCAGGGAAGGGGATAAAACGGACCCCGCCCGTGCCGCGCAGGAGGCCGATTCGGTTTTGGTGACCAATTCCAAGCAAATCGTGCTGGCAACGAGCGCCAGAATTACCAGGACCAGCGGAAGCAGCCTGAGATTCTACAAGGGCGTTCACGAGTGCTTCTAG
- a CDS encoding ATP/GTP-binding protein, producing MDFASSSGGAARSTTSAKIVVAGGFGVGKTTFVGAVSEINPLRTEAVMTSASAGIDDLTHTGDKTTTTVAMDFGRITLDQDLILYLFGTPGQDRFWFMWDDLVRGAIGAVVLVDTRRLADCFPAVDYFENSGLPFVIALNGFDGHQPYNPEEVREALQIGPDTPIITTDARHRADAKSALITLVEHALMARLR from the coding sequence GTGGACTTCGCAAGCTCTAGCGGCGGTGCAGCCCGCTCAACCACCAGCGCGAAGATCGTGGTGGCGGGCGGCTTCGGCGTGGGCAAGACCACGTTCGTCGGCGCCGTCTCGGAGATCAACCCGCTGCGTACCGAAGCCGTCATGACGAGCGCCTCCGCAGGCATCGACGACCTGACCCACACCGGGGACAAGACGACGACCACCGTCGCCATGGACTTCGGCCGTATCACCCTGGACCAGGACCTGATCCTGTACCTGTTCGGCACGCCCGGACAGGACCGCTTCTGGTTCATGTGGGACGACCTGGTCCGCGGTGCGATCGGCGCGGTGGTGCTGGTGGACACGCGTCGTCTCGCGGACTGCTTCCCGGCGGTCGACTACTTCGAGAACAGCGGCCTGCCGTTCGTCATAGCTCTCAACGGTTTCGACGGACACCAGCCGTACAACCCGGAAGAGGTGCGGGAGGCGCTGCAGATCGGCCCCGACACCCCGATCATCACGACCGACGCCCGCCATCGTGCGGACGCCAAGAGCGCGCTGATCACGCTGGTCGAGCACGCACTGATGGCGCGCCTGCGGTAG
- a CDS encoding ATP/GTP-binding protein, whose product MDFARSSGGAARSTTSAKIVVAGGFGVGKTTFVGAVSEINPLRTEAVMTSASAGIDDLTHTGDKTTTTVAMDFGRITLDQDLILYLFGTPGQDRFWFMWDDLVRGAIGAVVLVDTRRLADCFPAVDYFENSGLPFVVALNGFEGHQPYNPEEVREALQIGPDAPIITTDARHRADAKSALITLVEHALMARLK is encoded by the coding sequence GTGGACTTCGCAAGATCTAGCGGCGGTGCAGCCCGCTCAACCACCAGCGCGAAGATCGTGGTGGCGGGCGGCTTCGGCGTGGGCAAGACCACGTTCGTCGGCGCCGTCTCGGAGATCAACCCGCTGCGTACCGAAGCCGTCATGACGAGCGCCTCCGCAGGCATCGACGACCTGACCCACACCGGGGACAAGACGACGACCACCGTCGCCATGGACTTCGGCCGTATCACCCTGGACCAGGACCTGATCCTGTACCTGTTCGGCACGCCCGGACAGGACCGCTTCTGGTTCATGTGGGACGACCTGGTCCGCGGTGCGATCGGCGCGGTGGTGCTGGTGGACACGCGTCGTCTCGCGGACTGCTTCCCGGCGGTCGACTACTTCGAGAACAGCGGCCTGCCCTTTGTCGTCGCCCTGAACGGCTTCGAGGGACACCAGCCGTACAACCCGGAGGAGGTGCGCGAAGCTCTCCAGATCGGTCCGGACGCTCCGATCATCACCACCGACGCCCGCCATCGCGCGGACGCCAAGAGCGCGCTGATCACACTGGTCGAGCACGCACTGATGGCACGGCTCAAGTAG
- a CDS encoding nitrate- and nitrite sensing domain-containing protein, producing the protein MQGRFKRDGSAAAEQEPRGGTDRGSSPRHTQNQGPAAPGDSGERAARPGAAAPGGDGPKAPLKPKGPTETGSRIALRNWRISTRLVSLLTLPVVAATTLGGLRINESMDDMRQLDHMQLLTKMTKQATELAQALQSERDLSAGPLVNNTPVADFKIAGPRAATDRARKSFLEATRDIPNTDEDDALESIRANANQIAVQVNQLNGIRETAYTQGNSLTVEGYSRLIESLLSLSQDMAQATSNPEMIKRTRALAAFSAAKEYASIQRAIIAAALPGGADSAGPGLAENDRLYGKAARDNGETQLKAFKSVYESSGGNADELTEPMENGNPTITASELYAKRALDNKNGLAGLDKRSHLDWTDDYSVRINAMKTIEATLLGQMEGKARELRDQSQRDAIINGALILVVLGVSLVGAFVVARSMIRSLRRLQDTATRVAQDRLPELVKQLSEADPQDVDTSVESVGVHSRDEIGQVAAAFDDVHREAVRLAAEQALLRGNVNAMFTNLSRRSQGLIQRQLSLISELESREADPDQLSSLFKLDHLATRMRRNGENLLVLAGEEPGRRWTRPVPLVDVLRAAASEVEQYERIELAAVPATEVAGRVVNDLVHLLAELLENATSFSSPQTKVRVTGHALPDGRVLVEIHDTGIGLSPEDLAAINERLASPPTVDVSVSRRMGLFVVGRLSLRHGIRIQLRPSDSGGTTALVMLPVDVAHGGKKAPAMPGAGGQGAVPPAQGGPASLGGRPGGGAGGAGGGSRPGLGGAPAGGRLGAGAPRGQVGAGSAPRAALPPRDEAARPGQGQQGGQGGGLAGAFGSSAGRGAQNAPARNEARQNGFQQGAPAAGDRGRQLPPSGGPRAELPGGNPRREEPQRPQRPQAASWGSEQPSAPQRPTDAPRGHEHSASTRGPGSTEEFARPDFNAPPPRGANTGAASGSTGQFVRGDVYGTPDPSSTGQYARQDLNGSQDPASTAQFARPDFNPPAPRQRGGRDNSGFAAPRPAGGTSHAGGHGGALPPQPQPEALPPAGPGDGRTPLYDTLETNWFHGTQNGQQGGQPAQQQPQQPADRPVPPMPQRSPAQTPVTPGNAPNASVAAWRTSPNDELVRQAERVRKPAAGGVTTSGLPRRVPRANLVPGTAQEQNNQAGPQVSRAPDDVRGRLTNLRRGIQQGRQQNSSTTGSFNLGPTHQQER; encoded by the coding sequence GTGCAGGGACGTTTCAAGAGGGATGGCAGCGCTGCGGCGGAACAGGAGCCGCGCGGCGGGACCGACCGCGGATCCTCGCCCCGGCACACCCAGAACCAGGGACCGGCAGCGCCCGGCGACAGCGGCGAACGTGCCGCACGCCCCGGCGCGGCGGCACCCGGCGGCGACGGGCCCAAGGCCCCGCTGAAGCCGAAGGGGCCCACGGAAACCGGTTCGCGAATAGCACTGCGCAACTGGCGCATCAGCACGCGTCTGGTCTCCCTGCTGACCCTGCCGGTCGTCGCCGCGACGACGCTGGGCGGACTCCGTATCAACGAGTCCATGGACGACATGCGGCAGCTGGATCACATGCAGCTGCTCACCAAGATGACCAAGCAGGCGACCGAGCTGGCGCAGGCGCTCCAGTCGGAGCGGGACCTGTCGGCGGGTCCGCTGGTCAACAACACCCCGGTCGCCGACTTCAAGATCGCCGGACCGCGAGCCGCGACCGACCGGGCCAGGAAGTCGTTCCTCGAAGCCACCCGTGACATCCCCAACACGGACGAGGACGACGCGCTGGAGAGCATCCGCGCCAATGCGAACCAGATCGCCGTCCAGGTCAACCAGCTCAACGGCATCCGTGAGACCGCCTACACCCAGGGCAACTCCCTGACGGTGGAGGGCTACAGCCGGCTGATCGAATCGCTGCTGAGCCTCTCCCAGGACATGGCGCAGGCGACCAGCAACCCGGAGATGATCAAGCGGACGCGCGCCCTGGCGGCCTTCTCCGCCGCCAAGGAGTACGCCTCCATCCAGCGCGCGATCATCGCCGCCGCGCTGCCGGGCGGCGCCGACTCGGCCGGTCCTGGCCTCGCCGAGAACGACCGGCTCTACGGCAAGGCCGCCCGCGACAACGGCGAAACCCAGCTCAAGGCCTTCAAGTCGGTCTACGAGTCCTCCGGCGGCAACGCCGACGAGCTGACCGAGCCGATGGAGAACGGCAACCCGACGATTACCGCGTCCGAGCTGTACGCCAAGCGCGCGCTGGACAACAAGAACGGTCTGGCCGGCCTGGACAAGCGCTCGCACCTGGACTGGACCGACGACTACTCGGTCCGCATCAACGCCATGAAGACCATCGAGGCCACGCTGCTCGGCCAGATGGAGGGCAAGGCCCGTGAGCTGCGCGATCAGTCCCAGCGCGACGCGATCATCAACGGTGCGCTGATCCTCGTCGTCCTCGGCGTCTCGCTCGTCGGCGCCTTCGTCGTGGCCCGCTCCATGATCCGCTCGCTGCGCCGGCTGCAGGACACCGCGACCAGGGTCGCCCAGGACCGGCTGCCCGAGCTGGTCAAGCAGCTCTCCGAGGCCGACCCGCAGGACGTCGACACCTCCGTCGAGTCCGTCGGTGTGCACTCCAGGGACGAGATCGGCCAGGTGGCCGCGGCCTTCGACGACGTGCACCGCGAGGCGGTCCGACTGGCCGCCGAGCAGGCGCTGCTGCGAGGCAACGTCAACGCGATGTTCACCAACCTCTCGCGCCGCAGCCAGGGCCTTATCCAGCGTCAGCTCTCGCTCATCTCCGAGCTGGAGTCCCGCGAGGCCGACCCGGACCAGCTGTCCTCCCTCTTCAAGCTGGACCACCTCGCGACCCGTATGCGCCGGAACGGCGAAAACCTCCTCGTCCTCGCGGGCGAGGAGCCGGGCCGCCGGTGGACCCGGCCGGTCCCGCTGGTCGACGTGCTCCGTGCCGCCGCCTCCGAGGTGGAACAGTACGAGCGCATCGAACTGGCCGCGGTCCCCGCGACCGAGGTCGCGGGCCGCGTCGTCAACGACCTTGTGCACCTCCTGGCCGAGCTGCTCGAGAACGCGACCTCGTTCTCCTCGCCGCAGACCAAGGTCCGCGTCACCGGTCACGCGCTGCCCGACGGCCGCGTCCTGGTCGAGATCCACGACACCGGCATCGGCCTCTCCCCCGAGGACCTCGCCGCGATCAACGAGCGGCTGGCGTCGCCGCCCACCGTGGACGTCTCGGTCTCGCGCCGCATGGGTCTGTTCGTGGTCGGCCGACTGTCCCTGCGGCACGGCATCCGCATCCAGCTGCGCCCCTCCGACTCCGGTGGCACGACCGCGCTGGTCATGCTCCCCGTCGATGTCGCCCACGGCGGCAAGAAGGCCCCGGCCATGCCCGGTGCGGGCGGCCAGGGCGCCGTTCCCCCGGCGCAGGGCGGTCCGGCGAGCCTCGGCGGCCGTCCGGGCGGTGGGGCCGGCGGCGCCGGCGGCGGTAGCCGTCCCGGTCTCGGCGGTGCTCCCGCGGGCGGCCGGCTCGGTGCCGGTGCGCCGCGCGGCCAGGTCGGCGCGGGCTCGGCTCCGCGTGCCGCGCTGCCGCCCCGTGACGAGGCTGCGCGCCCGGGTCAGGGTCAGCAGGGCGGTCAGGGCGGCGGTCTCGCCGGCGCCTTCGGCTCGAGTGCGGGCCGCGGGGCGCAGAACGCTCCCGCCCGTAACGAAGCACGCCAGAACGGCTTCCAGCAGGGTGCTCCGGCCGCGGGTGACCGAGGCCGGCAGCTGCCGCCCTCCGGCGGCCCGCGCGCCGAGCTCCCCGGCGGCAACCCCCGCCGCGAGGAGCCGCAGCGCCCGCAGCGTCCGCAGGCGGCCAGTTGGGGCAGCGAGCAGCCGTCGGCCCCGCAGCGTCCGACGGACGCGCCGCGTGGCCACGAGCACAGCGCCTCCACCCGCGGTCCCGGATCGACGGAGGAGTTCGCACGGCCCGATTTCAACGCGCCGCCGCCGCGGGGCGCCAACACCGGAGCCGCTTCGGGCTCCACAGGACAGTTCGTACGCGGCGATGTGTACGGCACGCCTGACCCCTCGTCCACGGGCCAGTACGCCCGCCAGGACCTGAACGGCTCACAGGACCCGGCGTCCACAGCTCAGTTCGCTCGTCCCGATTTCAATCCTCCGGCACCGCGCCAGCGCGGCGGCCGGGACAACTCCGGCTTCGCCGCGCCGCGCCCCGCTGGGGGCACCTCCCATGCCGGAGGCCATGGGGGAGCGCTGCCCCCGCAGCCGCAGCCCGAGGCGCTGCCGCCGGCCGGCCCCGGCGACGGCCGTACGCCGCTGTACGACACGCTCGAGACGAACTGGTTCCACGGCACTCAGAACGGTCAGCAGGGCGGTCAGCCGGCACAGCAGCAGCCGCAGCAGCCGGCGGACCGTCCCGTTCCACCGATGCCGCAGCGCTCCCCGGCGCAGACCCCGGTGACCCCGGGCAACGCGCCCAATGCGAGTGTTGCCGCCTGGCGCACCTCGCCCAATGACGAGTTGGTACGCCAGGCGGAGCGGGTCAGGAAGCCCGCGGCCGGCGGTGTCACCACCTCTGGTCTGCCCCGCCGGGTCCCGCGCGCCAACCTTGTGCCGGGCACCGCACAGGAGCAGAACAACCAGGCCGGTCCGCAGGTTTCGCGTGCGCCTGACGACGTACGCGGCCGACTGACCAATCTCCGTCGGGGCATTCAGCAGGGCCGTCAGCAGAACAGCTCGACGACCGGCAGCTTCAACCTCGGCCCCACTCACCAGCAGGAGCGTTAG
- a CDS encoding DUF742 domain-containing protein encodes MATPPGGRPYDGAHQPPGDHSQNRFNFPSAPSRQGAQQPYQQSPYDPSYDQPPQPRIQPVQRRAPEPAPTHNPLVRPYAMTGGRTRPRYQLAIEALVSTTADPSRLQGQLPEHQRICRLCIEIKSVAEISALLTIPLGVARILVADLAEAGLVAIHQPGGDEAAGGQPAVTLLERVLSGLRKL; translated from the coding sequence GTGGCAACACCCCCGGGCGGACGCCCCTATGACGGTGCTCACCAACCGCCGGGTGATCACTCCCAGAACCGCTTCAACTTTCCCTCCGCGCCAAGCAGACAGGGCGCCCAGCAGCCCTACCAGCAGTCGCCGTACGACCCCTCGTACGACCAGCCGCCGCAGCCCCGGATCCAGCCGGTGCAGCGGCGGGCGCCGGAGCCCGCGCCTACGCACAACCCGTTGGTGCGCCCGTACGCCATGACCGGCGGCCGGACCCGGCCGCGCTACCAGCTCGCCATCGAGGCACTGGTCAGCACCACGGCCGATCCGTCAAGGCTGCAAGGGCAGTTGCCCGAGCACCAGCGGATCTGCCGGCTGTGCATCGAGATCAAGTCGGTCGCCGAGATCTCGGCACTTCTCACCATCCCCCTCGGCGTTGCCCGGATCCTTGTCGCCGACCTGGCGGAGGCCGGACTTGTCGCCATCCACCAGCCAGGCGGCGACGAGGCCGCCGGCGGCCAGCCAGCCGTGACACTGCTCGAAAGGGTGCTCAGTGGACTTCGCAAGCTCTAG
- a CDS encoding DUF6114 domain-containing protein yields the protein MSVDSPRRNVHYLKGLWLHFGDWRGSRPFWAGLLTMLGGVPIVYLPYADLAIGQLTVQMATTAGSGSLVIGVLLVTLGLTMWFQPIVRVFAGVAAIVLALLSIPMSNLGGFLVGLLLALLGAALSIAWAPGEPGHPST from the coding sequence ATGAGCGTCGATTCTCCAAGGCGCAACGTCCATTACCTCAAGGGCCTCTGGCTACACTTCGGCGACTGGCGTGGGAGTCGGCCGTTCTGGGCCGGGCTGCTGACCATGCTGGGCGGGGTGCCGATCGTGTATCTGCCGTACGCGGACCTCGCGATCGGCCAACTCACCGTCCAGATGGCCACCACTGCCGGCTCCGGCTCACTGGTCATCGGCGTGCTCCTCGTGACGCTCGGCCTGACCATGTGGTTCCAGCCCATCGTGCGGGTGTTTGCGGGTGTCGCGGCGATCGTGCTTGCCCTGCTGTCGATTCCGATGTCCAACCTCGGCGGCTTCCTCGTCGGCCTCCTGCTGGCCCTCCTCGGCGCAGCTCTGTCCATCGCCTGGGCGCCCGGTGAGCCTGGGCATCCGTCAACTTGA
- a CDS encoding DUF742 domain-containing protein, with amino-acid sequence MTPPPASHDPYGASVDASYGFEGDQPLVRPYAMTGGRTRPRYQLAIEALVSTTADPAHLGTLLPEHQRICHLCREVKSVAEVSALLSMPLGVARILVADLAEAGMVAIHQPGNGEAGGTPDVTLLERVLSGLRKI; translated from the coding sequence ATGACCCCGCCACCCGCCTCTCACGATCCGTACGGCGCCTCAGTCGACGCGTCGTACGGATTTGAGGGCGATCAGCCGCTGGTCCGTCCGTACGCCATGACCGGAGGCCGGACCCGGCCGCGCTACCAGCTCGCCATAGAGGCGCTGGTCAGCACCACGGCCGACCCGGCGCACCTCGGGACACTGCTCCCCGAGCACCAGCGGATCTGCCACCTGTGCCGTGAGGTCAAGTCCGTGGCCGAGGTCTCGGCGCTGCTGTCGATGCCCCTGGGGGTGGCCCGGATCCTCGTGGCCGACCTGGCGGAGGCGGGCATGGTGGCGATCCATCAGCCGGGCAACGGAGAGGCCGGCGGCACGCCGGATGTGACACTGCTCGAAAGGGTGCTCAGTGGACTTCGCAAGATCTAG
- a CDS encoding roadblock/LC7 domain-containing protein, whose amino-acid sequence MSQAAQNLNWLITNFVDNTPGVSHTVVVSADGLLLAMSEGFPRDRADQLAAVASGLTSLTAGASRIFEGGAVNQTVVEMDRGFLFLMSISDGSSLAVLAHPEADIGLVGYEMALLVDRAGSVLTPDLRAELQGSLLN is encoded by the coding sequence ATGAGCCAGGCGGCGCAGAATCTGAACTGGTTGATCACCAACTTCGTGGACAACACCCCTGGGGTGTCCCACACCGTGGTGGTCTCCGCCGACGGACTCCTGCTGGCGATGTCCGAAGGTTTCCCGCGGGACCGAGCCGATCAGCTGGCGGCTGTCGCCTCCGGTCTGACCTCGCTGACCGCGGGGGCGTCCCGGATCTTCGAAGGCGGCGCGGTCAACCAGACAGTGGTGGAGATGGATCGGGGCTTCCTCTTCCTCATGTCCATCTCCGATGGTTCCTCGCTTGCCGTGCTCGCACACCCGGAGGCCGACATCGGCCTGGTGGGTTACGAGATGGCTCTGCTGGTGGACCGTGCAGGCAGCGTGTTGACCCCGGACCTCCGTGCGGAGCTCCAGGGCAGTCTTCTCAACTAA
- a CDS encoding roadblock/LC7 domain-containing protein: protein MSQAAQNLNWLITNFVDNTPGVSHTVVVSADGLLLAMSEGFPRDRADQLAAVASGLTSLTAGASRIFEGGPVSQTVVEMERGFLFLMSVSDGSSLAVLAHPDCDIGLVGYEMALLVDRAGSVLTPDLRAELQGSLLH from the coding sequence ATGAGCCAGGCGGCGCAGAATCTGAACTGGTTGATCACCAACTTCGTGGACAACACCCCTGGGGTGTCCCACACGGTGGTGGTCTCCGCCGACGGTCTTCTGCTGGCAATGTCCGAAGGATTCCCCCGCGACCGCGCCGACCAACTGGCGGCTGTGGCGTCCGGGCTGACCTCGCTGACCGCGGGGGCGTCCCGGATCTTCGAAGGCGGCCCGGTCAGCCAGACCGTTGTCGAGATGGAGCGCGGCTTCCTCTTCCTCATGTCCGTCTCCGACGGTTCCTCGCTGGCCGTGCTCGCACACCCCGATTGCGACATCGGCCTCGTGGGCTACGAGATGGCTCTCCTGGTGGACCGGGCGGGCAGTGTCCTCACTCCGGACCTGCGCGCCGAGCTCCAGGGAAGCCTGTTGCACTGA